The following proteins are co-located in the Trichormus variabilis 0441 genome:
- a CDS encoding SWIM zinc finger family protein has translation MSGKPKLDLRFIYAQVFAGDRSMSLPQISEFTVRRYANAKSFQRGEAYFEAGAVITITQRGQQLQAEVEGNERLPYRVSLNFDDKTIASAKCTCAYNLDGWCKHIVATMLVSTRQPEIIEQRPTIEQLLDRLDHVQTQRLVQELVAEQPQLIDVIDQHVSWMTNPVAKPISTQPGRQVTVNLASFRGQVKQILREAVRYFEEGYEEDPITEDLFSLVQTALEFSQQGESNNAIAILEAITSTCAENWDEVSEYGADNDEIAWELNLAWCEVILSSELTSAEKVDVQVSLEAWQDEWNADFTMSLDALRQGWDNPHLLRVLQGDIAEMGVWEREVPNYADDLAQIRLKILERQERYQEYLYLAQAEGQTQEYLTMLGRLGRVEEALAAAEMQMSSTEEAFALAKTLAEQGSLPEALDIAQVGFKLPGNCRYELGIWTSDLAEAVGNPEISLLALKEAFQVKPCFVDYQKMAELAGENWENVKTDLLRIIQSCKTWGIESAKVDVFLSEGLIEDAIATVSELSSYHSALIHRVMEAAISHKPDWVITNARRRAEKIMDEGKAEYYSEAVQWLKKVRAAYIQSGRQADWSKYREKLIEIHARKRKLMGMFKERGME, from the coding sequence ATGAGCGGAAAGCCTAAGCTTGATCTAAGATTTATCTACGCACAGGTTTTTGCAGGCGATCGCTCGATGTCTCTACCCCAAATCAGTGAATTTACAGTCCGTCGCTACGCTAATGCCAAATCTTTCCAACGTGGGGAGGCTTATTTTGAAGCGGGTGCTGTCATCACAATTACTCAGCGTGGTCAGCAATTGCAGGCAGAAGTTGAAGGAAATGAACGATTACCTTATCGTGTATCTCTCAATTTTGATGACAAGACTATCGCTTCGGCCAAGTGTACTTGTGCTTATAACCTAGATGGCTGGTGTAAACACATTGTGGCGACGATGCTTGTATCTACAAGACAACCAGAAATTATTGAGCAGCGTCCTACTATAGAACAATTACTAGATCGTTTAGATCATGTCCAGACTCAAAGGCTCGTACAGGAATTAGTTGCCGAACAACCCCAACTCATAGATGTAATTGATCAGCACGTTAGTTGGATGACTAATCCTGTAGCTAAACCTATATCTACTCAACCCGGACGGCAAGTAACTGTGAATTTGGCTTCCTTTCGCGGACAGGTTAAGCAAATTTTGCGGGAAGCAGTCCGCTACTTTGAGGAGGGGTACGAGGAAGACCCAATTACCGAAGATTTGTTTAGTTTGGTGCAGACGGCTTTAGAATTTTCTCAGCAAGGAGAAAGTAATAATGCGATCGCCATTCTCGAAGCCATCACCTCTACCTGTGCCGAAAATTGGGATGAGGTATCAGAATATGGTGCTGACAATGATGAAATTGCCTGGGAGTTAAATCTGGCTTGGTGTGAAGTTATTCTCTCGTCTGAACTGACATCAGCAGAAAAAGTTGATGTGCAAGTGAGTTTGGAAGCTTGGCAAGATGAATGGAATGCCGACTTCACCATGAGTTTAGATGCGTTGCGTCAAGGTTGGGATAATCCGCATTTGCTGCGAGTTCTCCAGGGCGATATCGCTGAAATGGGTGTATGGGAGAGAGAAGTTCCCAATTATGCTGATGATTTGGCACAAATTCGCCTCAAAATTCTCGAACGCCAGGAACGCTACCAAGAATATCTATATTTAGCCCAAGCAGAGGGACAAACCCAAGAATATTTAACTATGTTGGGGCGTTTAGGTAGGGTAGAGGAAGCATTGGCGGCGGCGGAAATGCAGATGAGTTCCACAGAAGAGGCTTTTGCTTTAGCTAAAACCTTAGCGGAACAAGGTTCATTACCCGAAGCATTGGACATAGCCCAAGTTGGTTTTAAGTTACCGGGGAATTGTCGGTATGAATTAGGTATTTGGACAAGCGATTTAGCCGAAGCTGTGGGTAACCCAGAGATTTCTTTACTTGCACTCAAGGAAGCTTTTCAAGTTAAACCCTGCTTTGTTGATTATCAAAAAATGGCAGAATTAGCGGGTGAAAATTGGGAAAATGTCAAAACAGATTTATTAAGGATTATCCAGAGTTGTAAGACTTGGGGAATAGAATCAGCCAAGGTGGATGTATTTTTATCTGAGGGACTGATTGAGGATGCGATCGCTACTGTTAGTGAACTCAGTTCCTATCATTCAGCTTTAATCCACCGAGTCATGGAAGCTGCCATATCACATAAGCCCGATTGGGTAATAACTAATGCCCGTCGCCGTGCTGAAAAAATTATGGATGAGGGTAAGGCAGAATATTACAGTGAAGCAGTGCAGTGGTTGAAAAAGGTACGTGCTGCTTACATACAATCTGGCAGACAAGCTGATTGGTCAAAATATCGAGAAAAGTTAATAGAAATCCACGCCCGTAAACGGAAATTGATGGGAATGTTCAAAGAACGGGGGATGGAGTGA
- the trpC gene encoding indole-3-glycerol phosphate synthase TrpC, protein MQIRRRQPNPAINVSILRYQVAVPDAKPQHILEEIVWQKEVEVDQMREKLPLLELQKKARIAPPTRDFFAALKQGRTTPALIAEVKKASPSKGVFREDFDPVAIALSYQQGGASCISVLTDEKFFQGSFDNLTKVRAAVDLPLLCKDFVIYPYQMYLARIQGADAVLLIAAILSDQDLQYFIKIAKALNMAALVEVHNLEELDRVLALDGVSLVGINNRNLEDFSVDLQTTCQLLAARGSQLQERNILVVSESGLHNPEDLSLVSQSGASAVLIGESLVKQPDPELAIANLFPSGV, encoded by the coding sequence ATGCAAATCCGTCGCCGACAACCAAATCCTGCTATCAATGTATCGATATTGCGCTACCAAGTCGCTGTACCAGATGCCAAACCACAACATATTCTGGAAGAAATCGTTTGGCAAAAGGAAGTAGAAGTTGACCAAATGCGGGAAAAGTTGCCTTTGCTGGAATTGCAAAAGAAAGCACGTATCGCGCCACCCACCCGCGATTTTTTCGCCGCCTTAAAACAAGGTAGAACCACACCTGCGTTAATTGCCGAAGTCAAAAAGGCCTCACCCAGTAAAGGCGTGTTTCGGGAAGATTTTGACCCAGTAGCGATCGCCTTATCCTACCAACAAGGTGGCGCTAGTTGTATTTCCGTCTTAACTGATGAAAAGTTTTTTCAAGGCAGTTTTGACAACTTAACTAAAGTCCGCGCCGCCGTTGATTTACCATTACTTTGCAAGGATTTTGTGATTTATCCTTATCAAATGTATCTGGCAAGGATTCAAGGCGCAGATGCTGTGTTGTTAATTGCCGCTATCCTTAGTGATCAAGATTTACAGTACTTCATCAAAATTGCCAAGGCTTTGAATATGGCAGCTTTGGTTGAAGTTCATAATCTGGAAGAACTTGACCGTGTATTAGCTTTAGATGGCGTATCTTTAGTTGGCATTAACAATCGCAATCTAGAAGATTTTTCTGTAGACTTACAAACTACTTGTCAACTTTTAGCCGCCAGAGGTAGCCAGTTACAAGAACGAAATATTTTAGTTGTCAGCGAGTCAGGATTACATAACCCAGAGGATTTAAGTTTAGTATCCCAATCTGGTGCTAGTGCTGTGTTGATTGGTGAGTCTTTAGTCAAACAACCAGATCCAGAATTAGCGATCGCCAACCTATTCCCTAGTGGTGTTTAA
- the lpdA gene encoding dihydrolipoyl dehydrogenase, translating into MSHEFDYDLVIIGAGVGGHGAALHAVSCGLKTAIIEAGDMGGTCVNRGCIPSKALLAASGRVRELRDAHHLKSLGIQIGNVEFDRQAIANHANNLVSKIQGDLTNSLKRLGVDIIRGWGKIAGTQKVTVTGDGGEKTITARDIILSPGSVPFVPPGIEVDGKTVFTSDQGVKLETLPEWVAIIGSGYIGLEFSDIYSALGCEITLIEALDQLMPGFDRDIAKLAERVLITPRDIETKVGVYAKKVIPGSPVVIELADFKTKEVVDVIEVDACLVATGRIPATKNLGLESIGVELDRRNFIPVDDRMAVLSAGEVVPHLWAIGDANGKMMLAHAASAQGIVAVENIIGKERTVDYRSIPAAAFTHPEVSYVGLTETGAKELGQAEGFEIATSRSYFKGNSKALAENEADGIAKVIYRKDTGEVLGVHIFGLHASDLIHEASAAVANRQTVQTLAHLVHAHPTLSEVLDEAYKRAIV; encoded by the coding sequence GTGAGTCATGAATTTGATTACGATTTAGTCATAATAGGCGCTGGTGTAGGGGGACATGGCGCAGCCCTACACGCGGTAAGTTGTGGCTTAAAGACGGCGATTATCGAGGCGGGTGATATGGGGGGAACCTGTGTCAACCGGGGTTGTATTCCATCGAAGGCGCTGTTGGCTGCTTCTGGACGTGTGCGGGAATTACGCGATGCTCATCACCTGAAGTCTCTGGGGATTCAAATTGGTAATGTGGAGTTTGATCGTCAAGCGATCGCTAATCATGCCAATAATCTCGTCTCCAAAATTCAAGGAGATTTAACAAATAGCCTGAAACGTCTGGGAGTCGATATCATCAGGGGTTGGGGCAAAATCGCGGGGACACAAAAAGTCACCGTCACAGGCGATGGTGGTGAAAAAACCATCACCGCTAGAGATATTATCCTTTCCCCTGGTTCTGTCCCCTTCGTACCTCCAGGTATTGAAGTAGATGGCAAAACCGTATTCACCAGCGACCAAGGCGTAAAGTTAGAAACCTTACCTGAATGGGTAGCCATTATTGGTAGTGGTTACATTGGTTTAGAATTCTCGGATATTTACTCAGCTTTGGGCTGTGAAATCACCTTGATTGAAGCCCTCGACCAGTTAATGCCAGGATTTGACCGCGATATCGCCAAACTCGCGGAACGGGTGCTAATTACACCCCGCGATATTGAAACAAAAGTTGGTGTATATGCCAAAAAAGTTATTCCTGGTTCGCCAGTAGTAATTGAATTGGCAGATTTCAAAACCAAGGAAGTTGTCGATGTCATCGAGGTAGATGCTTGCCTAGTAGCAACAGGACGCATCCCAGCCACCAAAAACCTGGGTTTAGAATCCATTGGTGTGGAACTTGACCGCCGCAACTTTATTCCTGTAGACGATCGCATGGCAGTGTTATCAGCAGGTGAAGTAGTACCCCATTTGTGGGCAATTGGTGATGCCAACGGCAAAATGATGCTGGCACACGCGGCTTCAGCCCAAGGCATTGTCGCCGTGGAAAATATCATCGGTAAGGAAAGAACAGTAGACTATCGCAGCATTCCCGCCGCCGCATTTACCCATCCCGAAGTTAGCTATGTCGGCTTAACAGAAACAGGCGCTAAAGAATTAGGCCAAGCTGAAGGTTTTGAAATCGCCACCAGCAGAAGTTACTTCAAAGGCAATTCTAAAGCTTTAGCCGAAAACGAAGCCGACGGTATAGCCAAAGTCATCTACCGCAAAGATACAGGGGAAGTTTTAGGCGTACATATCTTTGGTTTACACGCCTCCGACTTAATCCACGAAGCATCCGCCGCCGTAGCCAACCGTCAAACCGTCCAAACCCTAGCCCATTTAGTCCACGCCCACCCAACATTATCCGAAGTGTTGGATGAAGCGTATAAACGAGCTATTGTTTAG